AAAATTGAGGGCTAAACTGAGGGCCAAACTGAGGGCCAAACTGAGGGCCAAACTGAGGGCCAAACTGAGGGCCAAACTGAGGGCCAAACTGAGGGCCAAACTGAGGGCCAAACTGAGGGCCAAACTGAGGGCCAAATAGAACACGTTGTCGTTGCGCCCTTTTcaccctcccccctctgcataactttgcaattttgtgaacagtgaggagaaatatattcattgTGTGCGGGTCCAGCAAGGGGGTATGTGGGCTGCTCGTCCACTTAGCGTAAATGTGTAGCTAACCCTGCGAGGGCAACCTCCAAGTGGCCATTCATTTTGTGAGCCCCCCGATGGTCCGATTTGCGGAAATGTAATTAGTGAGATAAGCTGGCCAAACCGCGATCGGAAGCTAAGGCCaaagttaaaattaaaagggggcACGCAAAGGAAGTTTCGAACTGGGAGAACTCGAAAAACACATTGTAAggacaaaggaaaaaaaaaaaaaaaaaaaaaaatgaacacatgCACACTCACTAATGCTACCATCGTTACTAACATCACGTAGCAGCACGCCctcgaaataatttttcgtgCCCCCTTATCTCAGTTGGCACTGCTTTTACGACAGTTGGGTTGTGCTTCCCCTGCCGAATAGCCACCTTCACAAAATCGCCTTCTTTAAACAGACCGaacgtatttttttgcacgtgCTTACTCATGTCGAAGGCAAAAATGACAGCTGCCAATATGAAAAAGCTTTCCTGCCTGGCCATAACAAAATGCAGCTGTCTCGTAAAACCCTGCTGGTCTAAATGTCCAACCCTGACTCACGGCAGTGTCAGCGCTAGCACCTTTTCCTATAACTCGTCAAAGTTTATTTGCAAGAGACACTTCACTTATGATAACATTGACGTAACGCTAGATTGGGAAAATGCAGACGACATAGCAGACCTACTTTTGGAGGAATACAAGCATGTAGACCCATTAACGTTGCGATTTGAGGAGTTAGAAAACATGGTAATGGATACCgttgtgaagaaaaacaaaaagaagttaAGCGGCAGGTGTAATGAAGGCGCTCTCGAAAATATTCAAATGAACTGGCTGGAGAAATATAATGAGGAGAATAGTTAAAACACCACCTTTtgtaatcctttttttttttttttttaatacaccTTTTTGTTTGATAGCTCCTTCGTTTGTGTCACCTTAGCAAACATCACATTAGGGGGGAAGACGTTCCTTTATAGCTgcgtgcatacgtatgcatgagCGTGTGAAGATTTTCCCCTGCAGAAAAATGTACCTGCCAAAACCTTTGCAGATCCACCTCGAACCCTATGCGCGTGTTCCATTTTACAGCATCGCCCAACGCGCCGTAGTTATGCTGTTAAACCCTTTTAAcgtgtaataaaaaaaaattaccttttttttttttttttttttttgtttcattacCTTTTCGTCTTATCGTgtttccccttcctttttaaagcGGCATTTAACATTTAACACCAGTTTACACCATTTAGCAACATTTTTCGGCTAACTTGAAGCGCGCACAATTCACGCAAAGCGTTTGCACACACATGG
The window above is part of the Plasmodium cynomolgi strain B DNA, chromosome 11, whole genome shotgun sequence genome. Proteins encoded here:
- a CDS encoding hypothetical protein (putative), giving the protein MTAANMKKLSCLAITKCSCLFICKRHFTYDNIDVTLDWENADDIADLLLEEYKHVDPLTLRFEELENMVMDTVVKKNKKKLSGRCNEGALENIQMNWLEKYNEENS